The Natranaerovirga hydrolytica genome contains the following window.
TTTAAGGAGGTTATGGTATGGATTTAATTATAAAAAATGGCACAATTGTTACTTCAACAGAGACTTACAAAGGCGATATAGCCGTTAAAGACGGTAAAATAGAGGCCATTGGAAATTGCTTACAAGAAGAAGGCGTCAACGTCATTGATGCAAAGGGCAAATTGGTTTTGCCAGGGGCTGTGGATGTACACACACATTTGGCGATGCCATTTGGTGGAACGGTTTCAGCAGATAGTTATTTATCAGGAACACGAGCAGCAGCTTGTGGTGGTGTCACAACGGTTTTTGATTATCCAGTACAAAGAAAAGGCAATAGCATTCTTGGATTAATTAATGAAAAAAAGGCTGTTTGTGAAGAAGAAGCTTGTGTAGATTATGCCTTTCATTGTTGCATCACAGACTTAAATGAAGGTGCCATATTAGAAGAAATGGAAAAAGCAGTAGAAGAAGGGATCACCAGTTATAAATGTTTCTTTGTCTACAAAAAAGAAGGTATGATGGTGGATGATGGTACATTTACTAAGTTATTAAAGCGGGTTAAAGAATTAGGCGCAGTGCTAAACGTACATGCAGAAAATCCTGATTTGATAGATTTAAATGTAGAGAACTTTTTAAAAGAAGGTAAGACGTCTCCATGGTATCACTACCTAAGTAGACCGGAATATGTAGAAGCAGAAGGCGATAAAAGGGCCGTGCATTGGGCAAAACATTTGGATGCACCCTTGTATATTGTTCATATGGCCAACAAAGAAGGATTAGAAGCGGCAGTAGAAGCCAAAAGAGAAGGTTATAACATTTATGTAGAAACTTGCCCTCAGTATCTTGAATTTACTTCAGAAGTGTATAAAAGAGAAGATGGTAGAAATTTTGTTTGCTCACCCCCTATGAAAGGACAAGAAAGTCAAAATGCTTTATGGAAAGCCATTGAAAATGGAGATATTGATACCGTTGCAACAGACCATTGCCCGTTCCAAAGTTATGAAAAAGATTGGGGCAAAGATGATTTTTCTAAAATTCCAAATGGTTGTGCAGGTGTAGAAAATTTATACCCATATATGTTGTCAGCAGCCAACGAAGGTAAAATATCTTTTAATAAAGCCGTTGAATTATGTTCTACCAATCCAGCTAAAATATTTGGTTGTGTGAGCAAAGGTTCTCTTACAGTGGGTAAAGACGCTGATATTGTTATATACGATCCAACTAAGGAATTTACCATCTCAGTGGACAATATGCATTCAGAGTATGACCATACCATTTGGGAAGGCATATCTTTAAAAGGATATCCTCAAATGACCATTTCAAGAGGTGAAGTGGTTTATAAAGATGGAGAATTTGTTGGGAAACCAGGTTGGGGTCAATTTGTAAAAAGAGTTGCTAATCAATAGGTGAATGATAGAAATGACAATAGAATAGGCATTAAACTAAAAAACTAAGGTAAGGAGGGCGTCCTATGCAGGAAAGAACATTGAATCAATTTTCAGCTAAAAGTGAAATGGAAGACTGTTTGCTTTGTCATAATGCACCTTGTACAAAGCAGTGTCCCCATGGATTAGATCCTGCCAAAGTCATTCGCTCCTTCCGCTTTGAAAATATAAAGGGTGCAGCTGAGTCTGCAAAAGACACAAAGATATGCAAGGCGTGTAAGGAAAAAAGTTGCATCAAAGCTTGTGTAAGAGGCAAGATAGATCATCCTGTAGATATTCCCAATTTAATAGGATATGTAGCCAGTTTAAGAAAAGAAGAAACAATCAAAACAATAGATTTAAGTATTGATTTTTGTGGCATACCTTGTGACAATCCATTTTTCTTATCCTCTTCAGTTGTAGCCAGCAATTATGAGATGGTCGCCAAGGCATTTGATATGGGATGGTCCGGTGTGGCATTTAAAACCATTGGTGTTTTTGTTCCAGAAGAAGTTTCTCCAAGGTTTGCTACGATTAAAAAAGAGGGTCATTCATTTATAGGGTTTAAAAACATAGAACAAATATCGGATCATACTTTAGAAGAGAACTTAGATTACTTAAAACGTTTAAAAGAAGATTATCCAAGTAAGGTTATTGTAGCTTCCATATTAGGGCAAAGCGATGAAGAGTGGACGTATTTAGCAGAGCTTATGACCCAAGCCGGTGCAGACATTATAGAATGTAATTTCTCCTGTCCTCATATGACGGGAGAAGGATTAGGTTCTGATGTCGGACAAAATCCAGAGCTGGTTGCAAAGTATACAGCAGCCACAAGAAAAGGAACCCATTTACCCATATTGGCAAAGATGACACCCAATATAGGCAATATGGAAATACCCGCTATTGCAGCCATGGAAAATGGAGCAACAGGTATAGCGGCCATTAATACCATTAAAAGTATCATGAATGTACATTTAGATGATTTTAACTCAGAACCTCAAGTAGATGGAAAATCTTGTGTGGGAGGCTACTCTGGTAAAACAGTAAAACCAATTGCCTTACGTTTTATAAACGATATGAAACAACATCCCAAGTTAAAAGACGTACCCATTAGTGGTATGGGTGGTATAGAAACTTGGCGTGACGGTGCAGAATTTATTGCTCTAGGATGTGAAAATCTTCAAATTACCACTTCTGTTATGCAATATGGTTATCGCATTATTGATGATTTAATAGATGGACTATCTTCTTATTTAGGTGAGAAGGGTTATAAAAGTGTTCGTGAAATGGTTGGAAAAGCGTTGCCTAAGTTGGTTTCAGCAGAAGCACTGAATCGCCAATCCATTTCCTATCCAAAGTTTGATAAAGGAAATTGTATTGGTTGTGGTCGATGTTATCTATCTTGTTATGATGGAGGGCATCAAGCCATAAAGATGGATGAAGATAAAGGCAAGCCCAAATTATTAGCCAAGGAATGTGTCGGGTGTCATCTATGTGCAGTGGTGTGTCCTGTAGGTGCTATATCAGCAGGCAAAAGAGTAGCAATAAAGCATTAAACAAGCAATTAAAATAACAACTAGAACTGCAAGGGCGCAGAAGAGTTTATCTTTTGCGCCCTTTTTAGGAGGTTTTATATATGAGTACACCAGAGATACAAATAAAAGACGTTAATATGATCTATAAGGTAAACGATGGTGAAGACATTGTGGCGCTGAACAATGTGAATTTAGACATTAAAGAAGGGGAATTTATTTCCCTCTTAGGACCATCTGGATGTGGAAAAACAACATTGCTAAGAATTATTGCGGATTTATTACAACCCACATCAGGTAGTGTGACGTTAAGAGGTCAAACCCCTAGAGCCATGAGATTACAAAAAAAGTATGGCATCGTGTTTCAAAATCCTGTGCTTTACGATTGGAGAAGCGTTAGAAGAAACGTGTGTATGCCAATGGAGATTATGAAGATACCCAAAAAAGAAAGAACAGCTAGGATAGATCAAACATTAGACTTGGTAGGGTTAAAAGACTTTGGCTCAAAGTACCCATTTGAACTGAGTGGTGGTATGCAACAAAGGGTAGGTATTGCCAGAGCCTTAGCATTGGATCCAGAATTTTTATTAATGGATGAACCGTTTTCCGCTTTAGATGAATTTACCCGTGAAAAATTGAACGAGGATTTATTAGAAATATGGAGAAAAACTAGAAAAACAGTTATTTTTGTTACCCATAATATAGCAGAATCCGTATTTTTATCGGATCGTGTGGTGGTACTATCGCCTCATCCTGGTAGAGTATCAGCAGTGGTGGATATTGATTTGCCAAGACCTAGAGAAAGTAGCCTTAGAGAAACCTCCGAGTTTTATGAATATGTGGCTAAGATAAGAAAAAGTTTTGAGGGGGTGTAAGCTATGAACTTAAGCAAAAAAGACAGAAGGGTGGTCACACTGGTTTGGTTCATTGGTGTTATTGTTTTTTTAGAGCTATTAGCTTTTATAATGGCTTATGTTGTAAAAGACAATATGGCATCAGCTAAAATTCCATTTCCACATACCATATTAGTGGTATGGATACAAAACTGGGAATCCTTAGTAGAAGCTGGCTTATTAACCTTTTCAAGGGCGGCTATGGGATTTGGAATTGGTGCAAGTATTGGAATTGTATTAGCGGTTATTATGAGTTTGTCTAAGACAGCAGAAAAAATAGCGTTTCCCTACTTGATAATGTCTCAAATGATACCTGTATTAGGGCTTGCACCTATTATATTTAATATTGTCAGAGATATGAATTTATCAAGAATCATTATTGCAGCATATATTACTTTTTTCCCAGTATCCGTGAATATGTTAAGTGGATTAAAAGCTGTAGATCAAGAGAAAAAGGACTTGTTGTATTCTATTGCAACTAGCAAATATAAAGTTTATAAAAAATTAATGTTTCCATTTTCAATGTCTTATTTGTTTACTGGACTTAAAATTGCAGCACCTATGGCAGTTACAGCTTCTATATTAGTGGATATGTTAGGGTCATCAGGTGGTATTGGTGTAAGAATATTATATGCTTTATATTCCAACACAACAGATATCTTCTGGGCATCAGTTGCAACAAGTGCCCTGATGGGAATTATTAGTTATTACATTATTATATTTATAGAAAAATTACTTTTACCTTGGGAAAGAAATACTTCGAAGAAAGTAGGTGGCAAGTATGAGTAATAAAGCAAAAACAATAATATGGCCCTTAATATTTGGAATAGGATTTCTTTTGGTATGGGAATTTGGATTTTTACACCAATTATTAGATTTAAAGCATTTTCAATTACCTGTTCCGTCGCAAATCGGCATAACTTTATACAACAATTTGTCAAAAGCATTAAGCGATGCAGTAGTCACCATTTCAGGAGCATTAATTGGTATGGCATTGGGTTCGTTTTTAGGTTTTATGATTGCGGTTATTGCCACTTGTTTTCCCAAATGGGGGTATGGGGGTATGATTTTGGTTACAGCACTAAATGCCATACCCATTGTGGCATTGTCACCCATAATGAATTTATGGTTTTCAACAGGTATGATACAAAAAATAGGTGTTGTGACAGTGGTATGTATGGCAGCTATGGCCATTAATGCATATAGCGGGCTTAATAATTTAAAGCCCTACTCAGTAGATTTGATGCATAGTGTGGCAGCAGATCATTGGACCATATTTAAAAAATTGCGGTTGCCAAATTGCTTACCTAATGTATTTACAGCCTTTAAAATCAATGTTGCAGGATCAATTATTGCAGCAATTATTAGTGAATACTTTGCATCTTCTACAGCAGGATTAGGATTTGGCATAAAAGACCATTTAAGAAAAGCAGAAATGGCAATGGGATGGTCCTATATTGTTGTTGCTTCTCTAGCAGGAGTTCTTATATATTTAATTATATTGTTGGTAGAACGCGATGCTATAAAATGGCACGCTTCACAAAGATAAATACAAAAAAATAGGAGTGATTAAAATGAAAAAAAGAAAAAATATTATTGGAATAGTACTAATGATTATGTTACTTACTTTAGCAGTTGGTTGTAGTTCAGAAGAGCCTGTCACAGAAGCAGAAGGTTCAGGAGATAATGTAGAGACACCAGAATCTTCAGAAGAACTGGACTCAATGACCGTACAACTTAAGTGGTTGCCACAATCACAATTTATGGGCTTTTATGTGGCACAAGCGAATGGATATTATGAGGAAGAAGGCATAGACATTCAAATTCTTCCAGGTGGTAGTGATATTATTCCAGAGCAACAAGTGTATAGTGGTGTTGCAGATGTAGGTGTTACGTGGGTATCCAGTTTAATGAAATATCAATCAGAAGGTTGGGACTTGGTACATAGTGGACAACTATTCCAAAATAGTGCTATGTTATTGGTTTCTAAAGAATCTACGGGCATAGAAAGTGCTTTAGATTTAGAAGGTAAAAAAGTTGGTTCTTGGTTTGGAGGCAATGAGTATGAAATATATGCCCTTTTAGCTGCTAACGGATTAGATAGAAACAATGATTTAGAATTGGTACAACAAGATTATACAATGAATCAATTGATTAATGATACTATCGATGCAGCGTCAGCAATGACCTATAACGAATTAGGTTTATTGTATCAAGAGATAGATCCAAGTGAAGTCAATATATTAGATATGAATGATGAAGGCGTTGCAATGCTTCAAGATTGTCTATTTGTAAGTTCAGATTGGATTGCTGAAAATGAAGACTTATATGTAAGATTTTTACGTGCAACGATAAAAGGCTGGGCAGATGCAGCTGCTGATCCAGAAGCAGCAGGAACCATTGTATATAACGTGGACCAAAGTGTTTCACTAGAACACCAAATCTATATGGCAGAAGAAGTAGCAAAATTAGTTGTCACAGAGGGCTTTGACCCAGCAAATATTGGGTACACAGATATGGATGCATACCAACAAACAGCAGACTTAGCTCTAGAACATGGACTCTTAACGCAACCAGTAGAAATCTCAGAAACAACCATTCAAACAAAATACTGGGAAGCCGCAACAAGAAACTAGGAAACTAGGGACACTTCTCAAAAACAATCAAAAAGAAAAGAATAGGGACAGTTCTCAAAAATAGCGTAATTAACTTGAATGCTTTTTGAGAACTGTCCCTATTAATTCTATTAATTTAAGGCAATAGTTTTTTGACTTTATTTTCTAATTTATTAGGTTTGGTAGTTGGTGCAAAACGATCAACCACATTTCCATTTGAATCGATCAAAAACTTTGTAAAATTCCATTTAATCTCTCCGCTGAACAAGCCTTTTTGCTCTGTAGTAAGTAGTTTAAATAACGGGTGAATAGTATTACCTTTTACATCCACTTTTTCAAAGAGGGGAAATGTAACACCATAGTTTAATTTGCAAAACTCTTTGATTTCAGAAAAGTTACCAGGTTCTTGATTACCAAATTGGTTACAAGGAAAACCTAAAATTTCAAAATTGCTATCTTTATATTTTTGATATAAGGCCTCTAACTCTTCATACTGTGGAGTGAATCCACAATTACTTGCAGTATTTACGATTAAAAGAACTTTTCCCTTATAAGATTCTAGCGGAATTGTTTCGCCTGAGATTTTTTTAACTTCAATATTGTATAATGACATATTATACCTCCTATTATTAAATAATATATAAGTACATAAGTAAGTTAATATAACTATAACACAAGATTAAATTGTGCACAATATAATTTTGAAAAATATTTGATGCAATAATAAAGAAATTCTATTATAATAATATATAAATCATAAATAAAGGAGGTTAATATGCCTAAAGAAGAGTTGTTAAAATTAGATAATCAAATATGTTTTCCTATATATGCAGTGTCGAGGTCTATTACAAAGTTGTATAGGCCATTATTACAAGAGTTAAATATCACTTACCCCCAATATCTAGTATTGTTGGTATTGTGGGAAGTAGAAGTGATAACTTTAAGAGATTTGGGGAAAAAGTTGTACTTAGATTCAGGGACATTAACACCCTTGTTAAAAAGAATGGAGAAAATGCATTTAATAAAAAGAGAACGATCTGTTGAAGATGAAAGGGTATTATTTATCAAAATCACTGAAAAAGGTTTGGGAATGAAGGAAAAAGCTTCAAAGGTACCGGAGTGTTTATTAAAAAACATAGAGGTAGATATTAATCAATTAATAAGAGTGAAAAAAGAAATGGATGAGCTCTTAAAGAAATTAAATAGTTAACTAGGGTCTAACTAGTAACTAGGGACAGTTCATAAAAATAATCTAAAATAAAAGGAATATTATATTGGGAGGTTTGGTTAATGGAAGATACATTATATGAATATGATATTAGAACAACACAAAACCAGGAATTTATAGACATTAATCATTTAATAAGAGATGCTATCGATAAGAGTGATTTAGAAGATGGCATTGCAATCGTCTATTGCCCTCATACAACAGCAGGAATTACGGTTAATGAAAACGCTGATCTGGATGTTGTAAGAGATATGATAACCCATTTAAATAATGTATTTCCAGTATATGGAGATTATAAACATATTGAAGGAAACTCCCATGCGCATTTAAAATCTTCTTTTATGGGAATAGAAAAAACAATAATAGTAAAAGATAAAAAGCCAATATTGGGAACGTGGCAAAGTGTGTTCTTTTGCGAGTTCGATGGTCCAAGAACAAGAAAAGTATTTATAAAATTAATCAGTGGATAAATAAAACAAATGTAAATGAAAAAAGGGACAGTTCTCAAAAATGATTTAAATCAATAATTTGATTATTTTTGAGAACTGTCCCTTACAGATTTAAATATTTTCTACCTGCCAATCGATTGGTGTTTTATTTATTGATTTAAGAATTTCGTTGGTCCTAGAGAAGGGTTTGCTTCCTAAGAAACCTCTATGTGCAGAAAGAGGGCTTGGATGTACAGATTTAATAATATAATGTTTTTGAGTATCTATCATTTTTATTTTTGATTGAGCATTCTTGCCCCACAAAATAAAAACAATAGGATTATCTCTGATATTTAATAATTGTATGATTCTATCCGTAAACAGTTCCCAACCTATGTTTTTATGTGAATTGGCTTGTCCCGCCTTTACAGTTAGTACAGTGTTCAGCAACAAAACACCTTGATCAGCCCATTTTTTTAAGTATCCATTATTAGGAATAAAACAACCAACATCGGTATGCAATTCTTTATAGATGTTTTTAAGTGAGGGTGGTATAGGTATATTTGGCTTCACTGAAAAACTAAGTCCGTGAGCTTGATTAGGACCATGATAAGGATCTTGTCCTAAGATAACTACTTTTAAAGTTTTATAGTCTGTAAAATGTAAGGCATTAAAAACATCATACATATCTGGATAAATAATTTCGTTTGTGTATTCGGTTTTTAAAAATTGTTTTAGAT
Protein-coding sequences here:
- the hydA gene encoding dihydropyrimidinase, with amino-acid sequence MDLIIKNGTIVTSTETYKGDIAVKDGKIEAIGNCLQEEGVNVIDAKGKLVLPGAVDVHTHLAMPFGGTVSADSYLSGTRAAACGGVTTVFDYPVQRKGNSILGLINEKKAVCEEEACVDYAFHCCITDLNEGAILEEMEKAVEEGITSYKCFFVYKKEGMMVDDGTFTKLLKRVKELGAVLNVHAENPDLIDLNVENFLKEGKTSPWYHYLSRPEYVEAEGDKRAVHWAKHLDAPLYIVHMANKEGLEAAVEAKREGYNIYVETCPQYLEFTSEVYKREDGRNFVCSPPMKGQESQNALWKAIENGDIDTVATDHCPFQSYEKDWGKDDFSKIPNGCAGVENLYPYMLSAANEGKISFNKAVELCSTNPAKIFGCVSKGSLTVGKDADIVIYDPTKEFTISVDNMHSEYDHTIWEGISLKGYPQMTISRGEVVYKDGEFVGKPGWGQFVKRVANQ
- the preA gene encoding NAD-dependent dihydropyrimidine dehydrogenase subunit PreA; the protein is MQERTLNQFSAKSEMEDCLLCHNAPCTKQCPHGLDPAKVIRSFRFENIKGAAESAKDTKICKACKEKSCIKACVRGKIDHPVDIPNLIGYVASLRKEETIKTIDLSIDFCGIPCDNPFFLSSSVVASNYEMVAKAFDMGWSGVAFKTIGVFVPEEVSPRFATIKKEGHSFIGFKNIEQISDHTLEENLDYLKRLKEDYPSKVIVASILGQSDEEWTYLAELMTQAGADIIECNFSCPHMTGEGLGSDVGQNPELVAKYTAATRKGTHLPILAKMTPNIGNMEIPAIAAMENGATGIAAINTIKSIMNVHLDDFNSEPQVDGKSCVGGYSGKTVKPIALRFINDMKQHPKLKDVPISGMGGIETWRDGAEFIALGCENLQITTSVMQYGYRIIDDLIDGLSSYLGEKGYKSVREMVGKALPKLVSAEALNRQSISYPKFDKGNCIGCGRCYLSCYDGGHQAIKMDEDKGKPKLLAKECVGCHLCAVVCPVGAISAGKRVAIKH
- a CDS encoding ABC transporter ATP-binding protein is translated as MSTPEIQIKDVNMIYKVNDGEDIVALNNVNLDIKEGEFISLLGPSGCGKTTLLRIIADLLQPTSGSVTLRGQTPRAMRLQKKYGIVFQNPVLYDWRSVRRNVCMPMEIMKIPKKERTARIDQTLDLVGLKDFGSKYPFELSGGMQQRVGIARALALDPEFLLMDEPFSALDEFTREKLNEDLLEIWRKTRKTVIFVTHNIAESVFLSDRVVVLSPHPGRVSAVVDIDLPRPRESSLRETSEFYEYVAKIRKSFEGV
- a CDS encoding ABC transporter permease; amino-acid sequence: MNLSKKDRRVVTLVWFIGVIVFLELLAFIMAYVVKDNMASAKIPFPHTILVVWIQNWESLVEAGLLTFSRAAMGFGIGASIGIVLAVIMSLSKTAEKIAFPYLIMSQMIPVLGLAPIIFNIVRDMNLSRIIIAAYITFFPVSVNMLSGLKAVDQEKKDLLYSIATSKYKVYKKLMFPFSMSYLFTGLKIAAPMAVTASILVDMLGSSGGIGVRILYALYSNTTDIFWASVATSALMGIISYYIIIFIEKLLLPWERNTSKKVGGKYE
- a CDS encoding ABC transporter permease → MSNKAKTIIWPLIFGIGFLLVWEFGFLHQLLDLKHFQLPVPSQIGITLYNNLSKALSDAVVTISGALIGMALGSFLGFMIAVIATCFPKWGYGGMILVTALNAIPIVALSPIMNLWFSTGMIQKIGVVTVVCMAAMAINAYSGLNNLKPYSVDLMHSVAADHWTIFKKLRLPNCLPNVFTAFKINVAGSIIAAIISEYFASSTAGLGFGIKDHLRKAEMAMGWSYIVVASLAGVLIYLIILLVERDAIKWHASQR
- a CDS encoding ABC transporter substrate-binding protein encodes the protein MKKRKNIIGIVLMIMLLTLAVGCSSEEPVTEAEGSGDNVETPESSEELDSMTVQLKWLPQSQFMGFYVAQANGYYEEEGIDIQILPGGSDIIPEQQVYSGVADVGVTWVSSLMKYQSEGWDLVHSGQLFQNSAMLLVSKESTGIESALDLEGKKVGSWFGGNEYEIYALLAANGLDRNNDLELVQQDYTMNQLINDTIDAASAMTYNELGLLYQEIDPSEVNILDMNDEGVAMLQDCLFVSSDWIAENEDLYVRFLRATIKGWADAAADPEAAGTIVYNVDQSVSLEHQIYMAEEVAKLVVTEGFDPANIGYTDMDAYQQTADLALEHGLLTQPVEISETTIQTKYWEAATRN
- a CDS encoding glutathione peroxidase, translated to MSLYNIEVKKISGETIPLESYKGKVLLIVNTASNCGFTPQYEELEALYQKYKDSNFEILGFPCNQFGNQEPGNFSEIKEFCKLNYGVTFPLFEKVDVKGNTIHPLFKLLTTEQKGLFSGEIKWNFTKFLIDSNGNVVDRFAPTTKPNKLENKVKKLLP
- a CDS encoding MarR family winged helix-turn-helix transcriptional regulator → MPKEELLKLDNQICFPIYAVSRSITKLYRPLLQELNITYPQYLVLLVLWEVEVITLRDLGKKLYLDSGTLTPLLKRMEKMHLIKRERSVEDERVLFIKITEKGLGMKEKASKVPECLLKNIEVDINQLIRVKKEMDELLKKLNS
- a CDS encoding secondary thiamine-phosphate synthase enzyme YjbQ, which translates into the protein MEDTLYEYDIRTTQNQEFIDINHLIRDAIDKSDLEDGIAIVYCPHTTAGITVNENADLDVVRDMITHLNNVFPVYGDYKHIEGNSHAHLKSSFMGIEKTIIVKDKKPILGTWQSVFFCEFDGPRTRKVFIKLISG
- a CDS encoding uracil-DNA glycosylase, translated to MNIFKNSWQPLLENEFKKEYYLNLKQFLKTEYTNEIIYPDMYDVFNALHFTDYKTLKVVILGQDPYHGPNQAHGLSFSVKPNIPIPPSLKNIYKELHTDVGCFIPNNGYLKKWADQGVLLLNTVLTVKAGQANSHKNIGWELFTDRIIQLLNIRDNPIVFILWGKNAQSKIKMIDTQKHYIIKSVHPSPLSAHRGFLGSKPFSRTNEILKSINKTPIDWQVENI